Proteins from a single region of Pseudomonas marvdashtae:
- the tauC gene encoding taurine ABC transporter permease TauC, with the protein MSSYEIPAVAHDPEPARPPLRAQWQLSTRWISGLTLIVLLALWWAVTASGLIEPLFLPPPSAVLQKGWLLVTSGYMDSTLWQHLGASLGRIGLGLLFAVLTAVPVGIAIGANRIARGVLDPLIEFYRPIPPLAYLPLIVIWCGIGELSKVLLIYLAIFAPIAIATATGVRTVDPAKLRAAQSLGATRAQLIRHVIVPSALPDILTGVRIGLGVGWSTLVAAELIAATSGLGFMVQSAAQFLVTDVVVLGILVIALIAFAMEMSLRALQRKLVPWHGQTH; encoded by the coding sequence ATGAGCAGTTACGAAATTCCAGCCGTGGCCCACGACCCCGAGCCCGCGCGCCCTCCTCTACGCGCTCAATGGCAGCTGAGTACGCGCTGGATCAGCGGCCTGACCCTGATCGTATTGTTGGCGCTTTGGTGGGCAGTCACCGCCAGCGGCCTGATCGAACCGCTATTCCTGCCGCCGCCCTCCGCCGTGCTGCAAAAAGGTTGGCTGCTGGTTACCAGCGGCTACATGGACTCCACGCTCTGGCAACATTTGGGCGCAAGCCTCGGGCGGATTGGCCTGGGTCTGTTGTTCGCGGTGCTGACCGCCGTGCCGGTGGGCATTGCTATCGGCGCGAACCGAATCGCCCGCGGCGTGCTCGATCCGTTGATCGAGTTCTACCGGCCGATTCCGCCGCTGGCTTATCTGCCACTGATCGTGATCTGGTGCGGCATCGGTGAGCTGTCGAAAGTCCTGCTGATCTACCTGGCGATCTTCGCCCCGATCGCCATCGCCACCGCCACTGGGGTGCGCACCGTCGACCCGGCCAAACTGCGAGCCGCGCAATCGCTGGGCGCCACGCGCGCGCAGTTGATTCGCCATGTGATCGTGCCCAGTGCCCTGCCGGACATCCTCACCGGTGTTCGCATCGGCCTGGGCGTGGGTTGGTCGACGCTGGTGGCCGCCGAACTGATCGCCGCCACCAGTGGCCTGGGGTTCATGGTGCAGTCAGCGGCGCAGTTCCTGGTCACCGACGTGGTGGTGCTGGGGATCCTGGTGATCGCACTGATCGCCTTCGCCATGGAAATGAGCCTGCGCGCCCTGCAACGCAAACTGGTGCCCTGGCACGGCCAGACCCATTGA
- the ompR gene encoding osmolarity response regulator transcription factor OmpR yields MSSTAQTAEGEKILIVDDDPGLSSLLERFFVSKGYRARTVPNTEQMDRLLAREVFNLVVLDLMLPGEDGLTACRRLRGANNQIPIIMLTAKGDELSRIKGLELGADDYLAKPFNPDELMARVKAVLRRQSAPVPGAPGSEDESVTFGDYELSLATRELKRGNEIHMLTTGEFAVLKALVMNARQPLTRDKLMNLARGREWDALERSIDVQISRLRRMIEPDPSKPRYIQTVWGVGYVFVPDGAASK; encoded by the coding sequence ATGAGCAGCACTGCACAAACTGCTGAAGGCGAAAAAATTCTGATTGTTGATGACGATCCAGGGCTGAGCAGCCTGTTGGAACGCTTTTTCGTCAGCAAGGGCTACCGCGCCCGTACCGTACCAAACACCGAGCAAATGGATCGGCTGCTGGCCCGTGAGGTTTTCAACCTCGTGGTCCTTGACCTGATGCTGCCCGGCGAAGACGGCTTGACAGCCTGCCGTCGCCTGCGCGGTGCCAACAACCAGATCCCGATCATCATGCTCACCGCCAAGGGCGACGAACTGAGCCGTATCAAAGGGCTGGAGTTGGGCGCCGACGATTACCTGGCCAAGCCTTTCAACCCGGATGAACTGATGGCTCGGGTCAAGGCGGTCTTGCGTCGCCAGTCGGCCCCGGTGCCAGGCGCGCCGGGCAGCGAAGACGAAAGCGTGACCTTCGGCGACTACGAGCTGTCGTTGGCCACTCGCGAGCTCAAGCGTGGCAACGAGATCCACATGCTCACCACCGGCGAATTCGCGGTACTCAAGGCCCTGGTGATGAATGCGCGCCAGCCGCTGACCCGTGACAAGTTGATGAACCTGGCCCGCGGTCGGGAGTGGGATGCGCTGGAGCGCTCCATCGACGTGCAGATTTCCCGCCTGCGTCGGATGATCGAGCCCGACCCGTCCAAGCCGCGTTATATCCAGACCGTCTGGGGCGTAGGCTACGTGTTCGTGCCGGATGGCGCCGCCAGCAAGTGA
- the gshA gene encoding glutamate--cysteine ligase, with the protein MSDLLNRRLALLGERANLSLLEQCLHGIERECLRVTENGQLAQTPHPQALGSALTNEQITTDYSESLLEFITPALANPADTLRSLDKIHRFAYSKLGDEYLWSPSMPCPLPAEEDIPIAYYGTSNIGRLKYVYRKGLALRYGKTMQCIAGIHYNFSLPEKLWPLLRQDEASDVSDRDFQSSAYIALIRNFRRYSWLLMYLFGASPALDAGFLRGRPHQLEQLDPDTLYLPYATSLRMSDLGYQSNAQAGLTPCYNDLTSYTDSLRKAVATPYAPYVEVGTHQNGEWVQLNTNILQIENEYYSNIRPKRVTYTGERPIQALMARGIQYVEVRCLDINPFLPMGIDLTESRFLDAFLLYCGLNDSPQLENNECSNATSNFLTVVKEGRKPGLHLQRQGQSVDMQAWAMELLEKIAPLAALLDQSQGGDAHRQALDAQQAKVRDPSLTPSAKVLAAMAEHRESFAQFSLRQSKAHAEFFRAQPLSTEEQAAFEETARQSLVQQTELEQNEVGDFDVFVGSYQASILAISN; encoded by the coding sequence TTGAGCGACCTTTTAAACCGCCGCCTGGCCCTGCTCGGCGAGCGCGCCAACCTCTCCCTGCTCGAACAATGCCTGCATGGCATCGAGCGTGAATGCCTGCGCGTCACGGAAAACGGGCAACTGGCGCAGACGCCGCATCCCCAGGCCCTGGGTTCGGCGCTGACCAACGAACAGATCACCACCGACTATTCCGAGTCGCTGCTGGAGTTCATCACGCCGGCGCTGGCCAACCCGGCCGACACCCTGCGCAGCCTCGACAAGATCCACCGGTTTGCCTACAGCAAACTCGGCGACGAGTACCTGTGGAGCCCTTCGATGCCGTGTCCGCTGCCGGCCGAAGAAGACATCCCGATTGCCTATTACGGCACCTCGAATATCGGCCGGCTCAAATATGTCTACCGCAAGGGTTTGGCCCTGCGCTACGGCAAGACCATGCAATGCATCGCCGGCATTCATTACAATTTTTCCCTGCCGGAAAAGCTCTGGCCGCTGCTCCGGCAGGACGAAGCCAGTGACGTCAGCGACCGCGATTTCCAGTCGTCGGCCTACATCGCGTTGATCCGCAATTTCCGGCGCTACAGCTGGCTGCTGATGTACCTGTTCGGCGCCTCGCCGGCCTTGGACGCCGGCTTCCTGCGTGGCCGCCCGCATCAGTTGGAACAGCTGGATCCGGACACCTTGTACCTGCCGTACGCCACCAGCCTGCGCATGAGCGACCTGGGTTACCAGAGCAACGCCCAGGCCGGCTTGACCCCCTGCTACAACGATCTGACAAGCTACACCGACAGCCTGCGCAAAGCGGTGGCAACCCCTTACGCGCCGTATGTGGAAGTCGGCACTCACCAGAACGGCGAATGGGTGCAGCTCAACACCAACATCCTGCAGATCGAAAACGAGTACTACTCCAACATCCGCCCCAAGCGCGTGACGTATACCGGCGAGCGCCCGATCCAGGCGCTGATGGCCCGTGGGATCCAGTACGTCGAAGTGCGTTGCCTGGACATCAACCCGTTCCTGCCGATGGGCATCGACCTCACCGAGTCGCGGTTCCTCGATGCGTTCCTGTTGTATTGCGGCCTCAACGACAGCCCGCAGTTGGAAAACAACGAATGCAGCAACGCTACGAGCAACTTCCTGACCGTGGTCAAGGAAGGCCGCAAGCCAGGCCTGCACCTGCAACGCCAGGGCCAATCGGTGGACATGCAAGCCTGGGCCATGGAATTGCTGGAAAAGATTGCTCCGCTGGCCGCCCTGCTTGACCAGAGCCAAGGCGGTGATGCCCATCGCCAGGCTCTCGACGCGCAACAGGCAAAAGTCCGCGACCCGTCGCTGACGCCGTCTGCCAAGGTCTTGGCCGCCATGGCCGAGCACCGCGAAAGCTTCGCCCAGTTCTCCCTGCGCCAGAGCAAGGCCCACGCCGAGTTCTTCCGCGCCCAGCCGCTGTCGACCGAAGAGCAAGCCGCGTTCGAAGAAACCGCCCGCCAGTCCTTGGTCCAGCAAACCGAGCTGGAGCAGAACGAGGTGGGAGACTTTGACGTGTTCGTGGGTTCGTATCAGGCGAGCATCCTGGCGATCAGTAACTGA
- a CDS encoding type II toxin-antitoxin system HicB family antitoxin: MKFPVVLHKDADSEYGVTVPDVPGCFSAGSTVSQAFENVKEALSLHYEGLIADGEPLPQIHDIDDHLDDPQYAGGIWGVVEFDVTPYFGKSVRFNATLPEQLLERIDQTVRRDQRYSSRSGFLAAAALRELSA; encoded by the coding sequence ATGAAATTTCCGGTCGTTCTGCACAAGGATGCCGACTCCGAATACGGCGTGACGGTCCCGGATGTGCCGGGTTGTTTCTCCGCAGGCAGTACTGTGAGCCAGGCATTCGAAAATGTGAAAGAGGCGCTTTCGTTGCACTATGAAGGCCTGATAGCCGACGGCGAACCGCTGCCACAGATCCATGACATTGACGATCATCTCGACGATCCGCAATACGCCGGGGGGATCTGGGGCGTGGTTGAGTTCGATGTCACGCCCTATTTCGGAAAATCAGTGCGGTTCAACGCCACGCTGCCCGAGCAATTGCTTGAGCGCATCGATCAAACCGTGCGACGGGACCAGCGTTACAGCTCGCGTTCGGGTTTCTTGGCCGCGGCGGCCTTGCGCGAACTTTCCGCCTGA
- the mgrA gene encoding L-glyceraldehyde 3-phosphate reductase encodes MTYTAAQNRYESIPYRRVGRSGLVLPALSLGLWHNFGDSTPIETQRALLRTAFDLGINHFDLANNYGPPYGSAEINFGRLLREDFKQYRDELIISSKAGWDMWPGPYGQGGGSRKYVLASLDQSLQRLGLEYVDIFYSHRFDPDTPLEETASALATAVQQGKALYIGISSYSGVKTREMAALLQEWKVPLLIHQPAYNLLNRWVEKDLLDATEELGTGVIAFTPLAQGLLTDKYLKGIPADARVNRPGGGSLQASHLSEENIAHVRALNEIAQRRGQSLAQMALAWTLRDPRVTSALIGASRPEQIIENVGALKNLSFSAEELAEIDRFAQEGGINLWEKPSSAE; translated from the coding sequence ATGACCTACACCGCTGCGCAAAACCGCTACGAGTCCATTCCTTACCGCCGCGTCGGGCGCAGCGGGCTGGTGCTGCCGGCGTTGTCGCTGGGGTTGTGGCACAACTTTGGTGACAGCACGCCGATCGAGACTCAGCGAGCACTGTTGCGTACAGCGTTCGACCTGGGCATCAATCACTTCGACTTGGCCAACAACTATGGCCCGCCCTACGGCAGCGCCGAGATCAATTTCGGCCGCTTGCTACGCGAAGATTTCAAGCAGTACCGCGATGAGTTGATCATCTCCAGCAAGGCCGGTTGGGACATGTGGCCGGGGCCTTACGGCCAGGGCGGGGGCTCGCGCAAATACGTGCTGGCCAGCCTCGACCAGAGCCTGCAACGTCTGGGGCTGGAGTATGTGGATATCTTCTATTCCCACCGTTTCGACCCCGACACGCCACTGGAAGAAACCGCCAGCGCCCTGGCCACTGCGGTGCAGCAGGGCAAGGCGTTGTACATCGGCATTTCTTCCTATTCCGGCGTGAAAACCCGGGAAATGGCCGCGCTACTCCAGGAATGGAAAGTCCCGCTGTTGATCCATCAACCGGCCTACAACCTGCTCAACCGTTGGGTGGAGAAAGACTTGCTGGATGCCACCGAAGAGCTGGGCACCGGCGTGATCGCCTTCACGCCGCTGGCCCAGGGCCTGCTGACCGACAAGTATCTCAAAGGCATTCCGGCCGATGCTCGGGTCAACCGTCCTGGTGGCGGTTCGTTGCAGGCTTCGCACTTGTCCGAGGAAAACATTGCCCACGTACGCGCCCTGAATGAAATCGCCCAGCGTCGCGGCCAAAGCCTGGCGCAAATGGCCTTGGCCTGGACCTTGCGCGACCCGCGCGTCACCAGCGCACTGATCGGCGCCAGCCGGCCGGAGCAGATTATCGAGAACGTCGGCGCCTTGAAGAATCTGAGTTTCAGCGCCGAGGAACTGGCCGAGATCGATCGGTTTGCCCAGGAAGGCGGGATCAATCTTTGGGAGAAGCCTTCGTCGGCTGAGTAA
- the tauA gene encoding taurine ABC transporter substrate-binding protein, giving the protein MSLTFPLRFLAAASLAAASLFAQATDLTVAYQTTVDPAKVAQADGSYEKATKANIDWRKFDNGADIIAAIASGDVQIGYLGSSPLTAAITRKVPVETFLIATQIGAAEALVVRDGSGIKTPQDLIGKKIAVPFVSTGHYSLLAALKHWNIDPSKVTVLNLAPPAIIAAWKRGDIDATYVWDPALGVAKENGKVLITSAELAQFGAPTFDAWIVRKDFAQKHPEIVTAFAKVTLDAYAQYRKDPQAWLADASNIDKLVKLSGAKSSDIPLLLQGNVFPLAADQVVSLGAPTTQAITNTAAFLKEQGKVEAVLPDYAPYVSAQYITR; this is encoded by the coding sequence ATGTCTCTGACTTTCCCCCTTCGCTTTCTCGCGGCCGCTTCCCTGGCCGCGGCGAGCCTTTTTGCCCAGGCGACGGATCTGACCGTCGCCTACCAGACCACCGTCGACCCGGCAAAAGTCGCCCAGGCCGATGGCTCGTATGAGAAAGCCACCAAGGCCAACATCGACTGGCGCAAGTTCGACAATGGCGCCGATATCATTGCCGCCATCGCTTCGGGCGATGTGCAGATCGGCTACCTCGGTTCCAGCCCGCTGACCGCTGCCATCACGCGCAAGGTTCCGGTAGAAACTTTCCTCATCGCCACGCAGATCGGCGCCGCCGAAGCCTTGGTGGTGCGTGACGGCTCCGGCATCAAGACTCCACAAGACCTGATCGGCAAGAAAATCGCCGTGCCATTTGTCTCCACCGGTCATTACAGCCTGCTGGCCGCGCTGAAACACTGGAATATCGACCCGTCGAAAGTCACCGTGCTCAACCTCGCGCCACCGGCCATCATCGCCGCCTGGAAGCGCGGCGACATCGATGCCACGTACGTCTGGGACCCCGCTTTGGGCGTGGCCAAGGAAAACGGCAAGGTGCTGATCACTTCAGCTGAGCTGGCCCAGTTTGGCGCACCGACGTTCGATGCCTGGATCGTGCGCAAGGATTTCGCCCAGAAGCACCCCGAAATTGTCACGGCCTTCGCCAAAGTCACCCTGGACGCCTACGCCCAGTACCGCAAGGATCCACAAGCCTGGCTGGCCGATGCGTCCAACATCGACAAGCTGGTGAAACTCTCCGGGGCCAAGTCCAGCGACATCCCCCTTTTGCTACAAGGCAACGTCTTCCCGCTGGCCGCCGATCAAGTGGTGAGCCTCGGCGCACCGACCACCCAGGCCATCACCAACACCGCCGCGTTCCTCAAGGAGCAAGGCAAGGTCGAAGCCGTGCTGCCGGATTACGCGCCATACGTCAGCGCCCAATACATCACGCGCTGA
- the tauB gene encoding taurine ABC transporter ATP-binding subunit, which translates to MALLQLERISAQYPGATKPVLADISLTLGPEQLLVALGPSGSGKTSLLNLIAGFVEPSAGQITLDGVPVSGPSAERGVVFQDDALLPWQDVLANVGFGLELAGVARDKREARAREMLALVDLAGFEKRRVWQLSGGQKQRVGLARALAADPRVLLMDEPFGALDAFTREQMQELLLQVWQRTAKPVFLITHDIEEAVFLATDLILLAPDPGQIVERLSLDFGRRYGAGESARSIKSDPRFIETREHVLAKVFSQRSATRQQERA; encoded by the coding sequence ATGGCCTTGCTACAGCTGGAGCGCATCAGCGCACAGTACCCCGGCGCAACAAAACCGGTGCTGGCGGATATTTCACTGACCCTGGGCCCGGAGCAACTGCTGGTTGCCCTCGGCCCCTCCGGCAGTGGCAAGACGTCGCTGTTGAACCTGATTGCCGGGTTCGTCGAGCCCAGCGCTGGGCAGATCACCCTGGACGGCGTGCCAGTGTCGGGTCCGAGCGCCGAACGCGGCGTGGTGTTCCAGGACGATGCGCTGTTGCCTTGGCAGGACGTGCTGGCGAACGTCGGGTTCGGCCTGGAACTGGCAGGCGTCGCGAGGGATAAGCGCGAGGCCCGCGCCCGGGAAATGCTCGCCTTGGTCGACCTCGCCGGTTTCGAGAAACGTCGCGTCTGGCAGCTTTCGGGCGGCCAGAAGCAACGCGTCGGCCTGGCCCGCGCGTTGGCTGCCGATCCGCGCGTGTTGTTGATGGACGAGCCTTTCGGCGCCTTGGATGCGTTCACTCGCGAACAGATGCAGGAACTGCTGTTACAAGTCTGGCAACGCACCGCCAAGCCCGTGTTCCTGATTACCCATGACATCGAAGAAGCCGTGTTCCTTGCCACCGATCTGATCCTGCTGGCGCCCGATCCTGGGCAGATCGTCGAGCGCCTGAGCCTGGATTTCGGCCGCCGTTACGGGGCCGGGGAATCAGCGCGGTCGATCAAGTCCGACCCACGCTTCATCGAGACTCGCGAGCACGTGCTTGCCAAGGTATTTTCCCAACGCAGCGCCACTCGGCAGCAGGAGCGCGCATGA
- the tauD gene encoding taurine dioxygenase produces MNRPTITPLSSALGAQIEGIDISQPLSLEDRDILERALLDHQVLFFRDQPIEPPQQARFAAYFGDLHIHPIYPNVPEQPEVLVLDTAVTDVRDNAVWHTDVTFLPTPALGAVLSAKLLPAFGGDTLWARGIAAYEALSAPLKILLEGLTATHDFTRSFPLERFGNSAEDLARWEQARRKNPPLSHPVIRTHPVSGRRSLFVNEGFTTRINELSETESEAILKLLFAHATRPEFTLRWRWQVNDVAFWDNRVTQHFAVDDYRPARRVMHRATVLGDVPFFR; encoded by the coding sequence ATGAATCGCCCGACCATTACGCCTTTGAGCTCCGCCCTCGGCGCGCAGATCGAGGGGATCGATATCAGTCAGCCGCTGAGCCTGGAAGATCGCGACATCCTCGAGCGGGCGTTGCTCGATCATCAGGTGCTGTTTTTCCGCGACCAGCCGATCGAACCGCCACAGCAGGCACGTTTCGCCGCGTATTTTGGCGACCTGCACATCCATCCGATCTACCCCAACGTGCCGGAGCAACCCGAAGTTCTGGTGCTCGACACCGCCGTCACCGACGTCCGCGACAACGCTGTGTGGCACACCGACGTGACCTTTCTCCCGACACCCGCCTTGGGCGCGGTGCTCAGCGCCAAGCTGCTACCGGCGTTTGGTGGCGACACATTGTGGGCCAGAGGCATCGCGGCATACGAAGCCTTGTCGGCGCCGCTGAAAATCTTGCTGGAAGGGCTGACGGCGACGCACGACTTCACCCGCTCCTTTCCCTTGGAGCGCTTCGGCAATAGCGCCGAAGATCTTGCGCGCTGGGAACAAGCACGCCGCAAGAACCCACCGCTGTCCCACCCGGTGATTCGCACGCACCCGGTGAGCGGCCGTCGCTCGCTGTTCGTCAACGAAGGCTTCACCACGCGTATCAACGAACTGTCGGAAACCGAAAGCGAGGCGATCCTGAAACTGCTCTTTGCCCATGCCACCCGCCCGGAGTTCACCCTGCGCTGGCGCTGGCAGGTCAATGACGTGGCGTTCTGGGACAACCGCGTCACCCAGCATTTTGCCGTCGACGACTACCGTCCCGCCCGGCGCGTGATGCACCGGGCGACAGTGTTGGGGGATGTACCGTTTTTCAGGTGA
- a CDS encoding Tex family protein: MDSINSRIAEELGVRPQQVEAAVALLDEGSTVPFIARYRKEVTGSLDDIQLRHLEERLRYLRELDERRISILASIQEQGKLTPQLERDIKLADTKTRLEDLYLPYKQKRRTKGQIALEAGLGELADGLFSDPTLAPETEAARFVDAEKGVADVKAALEGAKYILMERFAEDANLLEKLRNFLKQEAILSARVIAGKEEEGAKFRDYFEHDEPLKSMPSHRALAIFRGRNEGILSSALKVGEELPGTMHPCEGMIGQQFGIQNQNRAADKWLAEVVRWTWKVKLYTHLETDLLGELRDNAETEAINVFAHNLHDLLLAAPAGPRATLGLDPGLRTGCKVAVVDSTGKLLDHATVYPHVPHNKWDQTIAILAALCAKHSVDLIAIGNGTASRETDKLAAELIKKYPAMKMTKVMVSEAGASVYSASELASKEFPDLDVSIRGAVSIARRLQDPLAELVKIDPKSIGVGQYQHDVSQLKLARGLDAVVEDCVNAVGVDVNTASVALLARISGLNATLAQNIVTHRDEHGAFKTRAALKKVPRLGEKTFEQAAGFLRVMNGDNPLDSSAVHPEAYPLVQRIAAQTDRDIRSLVGDAAFLKRLDPKKFTDETFGLPTVTDILQELEKPGRDPRPEFKTAEFQDGVEDLKDLQPGMILEGVVTNVTNFGAFVDIGVHQDGLVHISALSEKFIKDPREAVKAGDVVKVKVMEVDIPRKRVGLSMRMSDTPGEKVDGARGARPGSTPRQSQNTAPRKETATAAPANNAMASLFANAKQLKKR, from the coding sequence ATGGACAGCATCAACAGCCGCATCGCCGAGGAACTCGGCGTACGCCCACAACAGGTCGAAGCGGCCGTCGCGCTACTGGATGAAGGCTCCACGGTACCTTTCATCGCCCGTTACCGGAAAGAAGTGACAGGCAGCCTCGATGACATCCAACTGCGTCATCTTGAAGAGCGCCTGCGCTACCTGCGAGAACTCGACGAACGGCGCATCAGCATCCTGGCCAGCATCCAGGAGCAAGGCAAGCTGACCCCGCAACTTGAACGCGACATCAAGCTGGCCGACACCAAGACCCGTCTCGAAGACTTGTACCTGCCCTACAAGCAGAAGCGCCGCACCAAGGGCCAGATCGCTCTGGAAGCCGGCCTCGGCGAGCTGGCCGACGGCCTGTTCAGCGACCCGACCCTGGCCCCGGAAACCGAAGCCGCGCGCTTCGTCGATGCCGAAAAAGGCGTGGCGGACGTGAAGGCCGCGTTGGAAGGCGCCAAGTACATCCTCATGGAGCGTTTCGCCGAAGACGCCAATCTGTTGGAAAAACTGCGCAACTTCCTCAAGCAGGAAGCCATCCTCAGTGCCCGAGTGATCGCGGGCAAGGAAGAGGAAGGCGCGAAGTTCCGCGACTACTTCGAACACGACGAGCCGCTCAAAAGCATGCCATCCCACCGCGCCCTGGCGATTTTCCGCGGTCGCAACGAAGGCATCCTCAGTTCCGCGCTGAAGGTCGGTGAAGAATTGCCCGGAACCATGCACCCGTGCGAAGGCATGATCGGCCAGCAGTTCGGCATCCAGAACCAGAACCGCGCAGCCGACAAATGGCTGGCCGAAGTGGTGCGCTGGACCTGGAAGGTCAAGCTCTACACCCACTTGGAAACCGACTTGCTCGGCGAATTGCGTGATAACGCCGAGACCGAGGCGATCAACGTGTTCGCCCACAACCTCCACGACCTGTTGCTGGCCGCACCGGCCGGCCCGCGGGCCACGCTGGGCCTGGACCCGGGTCTGCGCACCGGTTGCAAAGTGGCGGTGGTGGACTCCACCGGCAAACTGCTGGACCACGCCACGGTCTACCCGCACGTGCCCCACAACAAGTGGGACCAGACCATCGCCATCCTTGCCGCCTTGTGCGCCAAGCATTCGGTCGACCTGATCGCCATCGGCAACGGCACCGCCAGCCGCGAGACCGACAAGCTGGCCGCCGAGCTGATCAAGAAATACCCGGCCATGAAAATGACCAAGGTCATGGTTTCCGAGGCCGGCGCTTCGGTTTATTCGGCGTCGGAACTGGCGTCCAAGGAATTCCCCGACCTGGACGTGTCGATCCGTGGCGCGGTGTCCATCGCCCGTCGCTTGCAGGATCCGCTGGCGGAACTGGTGAAGATCGACCCGAAATCCATCGGGGTCGGCCAGTACCAGCACGACGTTTCCCAACTGAAACTGGCGCGCGGCCTGGACGCGGTGGTGGAGGATTGCGTGAACGCCGTGGGCGTGGACGTGAACACTGCTTCGGTGGCGTTGTTGGCGCGCATTTCGGGCCTGAACGCCACGCTGGCGCAGAACATCGTCACCCACCGCGACGAACACGGCGCATTCAAGACCCGCGCCGCGCTGAAAAAAGTGCCGCGCCTGGGTGAGAAAACCTTCGAACAGGCCGCAGGCTTCCTGCGTGTCATGAACGGCGATAACCCGCTCGATTCCTCTGCGGTCCACCCGGAAGCCTACCCGCTGGTGCAACGCATCGCTGCCCAGACCGATCGTGACATTCGCTCGCTGGTCGGTGACGCCGCGTTCCTCAAGCGCCTGGACCCGAAGAAATTCACCGACGAAACCTTCGGCCTGCCGACCGTCACTGACATCCTGCAGGAACTGGAAAAACCGGGGCGCGACCCGCGTCCTGAATTCAAGACCGCCGAGTTCCAGGACGGCGTCGAAGACCTCAAGGACCTGCAACCGGGCATGATTCTCGAGGGCGTGGTGACCAACGTCACCAACTTCGGCGCATTCGTCGACATCGGCGTGCATCAGGACGGTCTGGTGCATATCTCGGCGTTGTCCGAGAAGTTCATCAAGGACCCGCGCGAAGCGGTGAAGGCCGGTGATGTGGTGAAAGTGAAGGTCATGGAAGTCGATATTCCGCGCAAACGCGTCGGCCTGTCGATGCGCATGAGCGACACGCCGGGCGAGAAAGTCGACGGTGCCCGCGGTGCGCGTCCTGGCTCGACGCCACGTCAATCGCAGAACACCGCGCCGCGCAAGGAAACCGCTACGGCGGCTCCTGCCAACAACGCCATGGCCTCGCTGTTCGCCAACGCCAAGCAGTTGAAGAAACGCTGA
- a CDS encoding PaaI family thioesterase encodes MDAPAGLVESAFFKLLGCRLQSLGDGVAQVALSLEPPLRNRGGKLHGGALFSLVDIAMGLACSSVHGFDQQSATIECKINYIRAVSDGEVLCTARVIHPGRRTLVVEAEVMQGDKLVAKAQGTFAVL; translated from the coding sequence ATGGACGCGCCGGCCGGGTTAGTGGAAAGCGCCTTTTTCAAGCTGCTCGGCTGCCGCCTGCAAAGCCTTGGGGACGGGGTGGCGCAAGTCGCCCTGAGCCTTGAGCCGCCGTTGCGCAACCGTGGCGGCAAGCTGCACGGTGGCGCGCTGTTCAGCCTGGTGGACATCGCCATGGGACTGGCCTGCTCCAGCGTCCATGGCTTTGACCAGCAGAGCGCGACCATTGAATGCAAGATCAACTACATTCGCGCCGTGTCCGACGGCGAGGTTCTGTGCACTGCCCGGGTCATCCACCCGGGGCGGCGCACGCTGGTGGTCGAGGCCGAGGTGATGCAAGGCGACAAGCTGGTCGCAAAAGCGCAAGGCACGTTCGCTGTCCTATAG